Proteins encoded by one window of Salmonirosea aquatica:
- a CDS encoding PspC domain-containing protein translates to MEKKLTRIPSEAVLGGVAAGMAHYFNIDRTIIRVLWVVALLLPIPPTFFWTAVIYIVLWAALPEGTPGFNTPTNPYDHPPAPSRPIPGLPVRLRAIPRPAPRVQAFFPGAPIPIVLLKSLESFCWVSGLFCCWMNSPTGTGCESMYGRLP, encoded by the coding sequence ATGGAAAAGAAACTAACCCGCATACCGAGCGAAGCCGTCCTGGGCGGGGTGGCAGCGGGTATGGCCCACTACTTCAACATCGACCGCACCATCATCCGCGTCCTGTGGGTGGTAGCGCTGTTGCTCCCTATTCCGCCCACTTTTTTCTGGACAGCCGTTATCTACATCGTTCTATGGGCGGCGCTGCCCGAAGGTACCCCCGGCTTCAACACGCCTACTAACCCTTACGATCACCCCCCGGCACCGAGCCGTCCGATCCCCGGTTTGCCAGTTCGTCTTCGGGCTATTCCACGTCCGGCCCCGCGGGTACAGGCATTTTTTCCGGGAGCTCCGATCCCGATCGTTCTATTAAAATCATTGGAGTCATTCTGCTGGGTGTCGGGGCTATTCTGTTGCTGGATGAACTCCCCTACTGGTACCGGGTGCGAGAGTATGTATGGCCGGTTGCCCTGA
- a CDS encoding Uma2 family endonuclease, whose protein sequence is MVLENGFLLKTVDGMTEEMFFDLCQANSELRMERDQYGNIIIMSPTGMSTGNFNAEFGGQIWLWNRQSKLGYVFESSAGYTLPNGAVRSPDVSWIAKERWESIPEDDRKVFTHTYPDFAVEIRSETDRLKDLKAKMEEYRVNGCRLGWLIDRQGQAAHIYRADGTTEIMRGKSLKLSGEDVLPGLVVEIEL, encoded by the coding sequence ATGGTACTAGAAAACGGATTTTTGCTCAAAACGGTGGACGGCATGACCGAAGAAATGTTCTTCGACCTCTGCCAGGCCAACTCGGAGTTGCGCATGGAGCGCGACCAGTACGGAAATATCATCATTATGTCACCTACGGGAATGAGTACCGGGAATTTTAATGCTGAATTTGGCGGCCAGATTTGGCTATGGAACCGACAGAGTAAGTTAGGATATGTCTTTGAATCGTCGGCGGGCTATACGTTGCCCAACGGGGCGGTGCGCTCGCCGGATGTATCCTGGATTGCCAAAGAACGCTGGGAAAGCATCCCCGAAGATGATCGTAAGGTTTTCACCCACACCTACCCCGACTTCGCCGTAGAAATCCGCTCCGAGACCGACCGACTGAAAGACTTGAAAGCGAAAATGGAGGAGTACCGCGTGAACGGCTGCCGCCTGGGCTGGCTCATCGACCGGCAGGGACAAGCCGCCCACATCTACCGCGCCGACGGAACGACCGAAATCATGCGGGGAAAATCATTGAAATTGTCTGGCGAAGACGTACTGCCGGGACTGGTGGTGGAGATAGAGTTGTGA
- a CDS encoding NAD-dependent epimerase/dehydratase family protein yields MRILITGATGLVGSATARRFLADGHSVSVLHRPDSDRSLLQDVEERIAWIEGDILDILSLEKALENVEYVIHAAAVVSFIPRDEAAMVKVNVEGTANVVNVCLKRGIRKLCHVSSVAALGRPHPRTIEPNKPVRIDETQRWEDSPNNSAYAKTKYLAELEVWRGISEGLPAVIVNPSLILGEGDWQKSSTQLFKYVYDGKPFYTEGTVNYVDVRDIAEAIYQLVISDIQGERFILSAGSASYQALFAAIAKGFDKRPPHLKVGTALAGVIWRIEAVRSWLTGSRPLITKDTARSATHRFEFENTKIKQAIAFDFQPLCATVQRVCESFFPTN; encoded by the coding sequence ATGCGAATTCTTATTACCGGAGCTACGGGCCTGGTTGGCAGTGCCACGGCACGTCGGTTTCTGGCCGACGGTCACAGTGTATCCGTGCTGCACCGACCCGATTCCGACCGCTCGCTTTTGCAGGATGTGGAAGAGCGCATCGCGTGGATCGAGGGCGATATTCTGGATATACTTTCCCTGGAAAAGGCCTTGGAAAATGTGGAATATGTCATTCATGCAGCGGCGGTAGTGTCGTTCATTCCACGCGACGAAGCCGCCATGGTCAAGGTCAATGTGGAAGGTACCGCCAATGTCGTCAACGTCTGCTTGAAAAGAGGAATCCGCAAGCTCTGTCATGTCAGTAGCGTGGCCGCTTTGGGAAGGCCCCATCCCCGCACGATCGAACCAAATAAGCCCGTACGTATTGATGAAACCCAGCGCTGGGAAGACTCGCCCAACAACTCGGCTTACGCCAAAACCAAGTACCTGGCCGAGCTGGAAGTGTGGCGCGGTATTTCCGAAGGATTGCCGGCGGTCATCGTCAATCCGTCCCTGATTCTGGGTGAAGGCGACTGGCAGAAAAGCAGTACCCAACTCTTCAAATACGTGTACGACGGAAAGCCTTTTTATACGGAAGGAACCGTCAATTACGTTGATGTCAGAGACATCGCCGAGGCCATTTACCAGCTCGTAATTTCCGATATTCAGGGCGAACGTTTCATTCTGAGCGCGGGCTCGGCCTCCTACCAGGCCTTGTTTGCGGCCATTGCCAAAGGCTTCGACAAGCGTCCTCCACACCTGAAGGTAGGCACCGCGCTGGCGGGTGTCATCTGGCGGATCGAGGCGGTGCGCTCGTGGCTGACGGGGAGCCGTCCACTGATTACGAAGGATACGGCGCGGTCGGCGACGCATCGTTTTGAGTTTGAGAATACCAAAATAAAGCAGGCAATAGCCTTTGATTTTCAACCGCTTTGTGCTACAGTACAGCGGGTGTGTGAAAGTTTTTTCCCGACGAATTGA
- a CDS encoding glycoside hydrolase family 43 protein translates to MKLTQFLLFCFALLSLTPVLAQKSENQARGTFTNPLPVEFGDPYILHTQGTYYMYGTGSGANKGFVTYSSKDMVNWKQEGQVYFHDNKNGWSDPKTAFGGAYWAPEVYEVKGKYYLFYSAQWKVNPTKEVENFRIGVAVADKPTGPFVDLTDKPLFDPGYPIIDANVFFDTDGKAYLYYSRCCYKHPVESEVADLAREKGWFKEIEESWVYGVELKPDFSGVIGEPVLLLRPPVSLSDKQAEWESRSVTAREVNRRWTEGSVTFKKDGTYYMMYSANHFGGQYYAVGYATAQSPLGPFKKAANNPILQKNTDRGGSVTGTGHNSIAYSPDGKEMFCVYHARTAQTGNKRVVCIDRMEVKDGTIKILGPTTTPQKVPSGVVSGGK, encoded by the coding sequence ATGAAATTAACACAATTCCTGCTTTTCTGCTTCGCTTTGCTGTCTTTGACTCCCGTCCTGGCGCAAAAATCTGAGAATCAGGCCAGGGGTACTTTTACAAATCCCCTGCCCGTAGAGTTCGGTGATCCGTACATCTTACACACCCAGGGTACCTACTACATGTACGGCACGGGCAGCGGGGCCAACAAGGGCTTCGTGACCTATTCGTCCAAAGACATGGTGAATTGGAAGCAGGAAGGACAGGTATACTTTCACGACAACAAAAATGGCTGGAGCGATCCGAAAACCGCCTTCGGCGGTGCCTACTGGGCGCCCGAAGTGTACGAAGTGAAGGGCAAGTACTATCTGTTTTACAGTGCGCAGTGGAAGGTGAATCCTACGAAAGAAGTAGAAAACTTTCGGATTGGGGTAGCCGTGGCTGACAAGCCCACCGGCCCTTTCGTCGACCTAACCGACAAGCCGCTTTTTGACCCAGGGTACCCCATCATCGACGCCAATGTATTTTTCGATACCGACGGCAAGGCCTACCTCTACTATTCGCGCTGCTGCTACAAACACCCGGTCGAAAGCGAAGTGGCCGATCTGGCGCGGGAAAAAGGGTGGTTCAAGGAAATTGAGGAAAGCTGGGTGTACGGCGTCGAACTCAAACCCGATTTTTCCGGCGTGATCGGCGAGCCCGTGCTGTTGCTGAGGCCCCCCGTTTCGCTCAGCGACAAGCAGGCCGAATGGGAAAGCCGGTCGGTGACGGCGCGCGAGGTGAACCGCCGCTGGACGGAAGGCTCGGTGACGTTCAAAAAAGACGGCACCTACTACATGATGTACTCGGCCAACCATTTCGGGGGGCAGTACTACGCCGTGGGCTACGCGACGGCCCAATCGCCGCTGGGGCCCTTTAAGAAAGCGGCCAACAACCCGATCTTACAGAAAAACACCGACCGGGGCGGCTCGGTGACGGGTACGGGCCACAACAGCATAGCCTACTCGCCGGATGGTAAGGAGATGTTCTGCGTCTACCACGCCCGCACCGCCCAAACCGGCAACAAGCGGGTCGTGTGCATTGACCGGATGGAGGTGAAAGATGGTACCATCAAGATTCTTGGACCTACCACCACGCCGCAGAAAGTACCTTCGGGGGTAGTTTCTGGGGGAAAATAA
- a CDS encoding type II toxin-antitoxin system HigB family toxin gives MVVISKTILNEFCQRYPDAGAAFNEWYLQVKAADWNNLTSVKQTFNSVDYVGNDRFVFNIRGNRYRLVAMIFFDKRTVFIRFVGTHAEYDKIDCATI, from the coding sequence ATGGTCGTCATCAGCAAAACAATACTCAACGAATTTTGCCAGAGGTACCCTGATGCCGGGGCAGCTTTTAACGAATGGTACCTTCAGGTGAAAGCCGCCGACTGGAATAATCTGACTTCGGTCAAACAAACTTTCAACTCGGTGGATTATGTCGGTAATGACCGTTTTGTCTTTAACATTCGGGGAAATCGCTATCGGCTGGTGGCGATGATTTTCTTTGATAAGCGTACTGTATTCATTCGGTTCGTAGGTACCCACGCCGAATACGATAAAATTGATTGTGCGACCATTTAG
- a CDS encoding Imm49 family immunity protein, with protein MGIFREKPHEFDRLTLPILWADHEKIALYRLLFEKNIPAAKQEFYNCGTLTTYGVLRFGYWPKDKKAEYIEPDVKVDYMGFVSHFSYLLLSDCEALIQQYSTLRHQWWDEKTKDGLLVYARAIQCILLDDWESLEKHLIQFDKQAKRYKSAQHSKEFFIGMLEKDIGKVKRSIETMCEKRYSRHNPFLANLIALPAAGYAKLAWLKGMQVQIDSPLVPMELMPIAPLEEYVNPYERFWRLGED; from the coding sequence ATGGGGATTTTCCGGGAGAAGCCCCATGAGTTCGACCGTCTCACTCTTCCCATACTTTGGGCAGATCATGAAAAGATTGCGCTATATCGCCTACTATTCGAAAAGAACATACCGGCTGCCAAACAGGAATTCTATAACTGCGGCACGCTGACAACCTATGGTGTCCTGCGCTTCGGATATTGGCCCAAAGATAAAAAAGCGGAATATATTGAACCGGATGTAAAGGTAGACTACATGGGTTTTGTCAGCCACTTCTCCTACCTACTGCTGAGCGACTGCGAAGCTTTAATCCAACAGTACAGCACCCTCCGTCACCAGTGGTGGGACGAGAAAACAAAGGACGGGCTCTTGGTTTACGCTCGTGCGATCCAATGCATTCTGCTCGACGACTGGGAGAGTCTGGAAAAGCATCTTATTCAATTTGACAAGCAAGCCAAGAGATATAAGAGCGCCCAGCACAGTAAGGAGTTTTTCATAGGTATGCTGGAAAAAGACATAGGTAAAGTAAAGCGTTCCATCGAGACTATGTGCGAAAAAAGGTACAGCCGCCATAATCCGTTTTTGGCCAATTTAATCGCCCTGCCTGCCGCAGGCTATGCCAAGCTAGCCTGGCTGAAAGGCATGCAGGTGCAGATCGATAGCCCGCTGGTACCCATGGAGCTGATGCCCATCGCCCCGCTGGAAGAGTACGTCAACCCCTACGAGCGCTTCTGGCGGCTGGGGGAGGATTGA
- a CDS encoding LiaI-LiaF-like domain-containing protein, whose amino-acid sequence MKRSNGIFWGGLLVVLGVFWMLRNLGFLHVDWHEVSRFWPALLILAGIGLLASRGERGSVGRGISGILIVLAVLAGITHRTERSLDRHRDNWNFRWDDDDDDRHDDDEWDFGDRKRERDRGYDDDDESSRDEDSDSEKIDVQNGHYEYDMENNLREATLNFEGGAGDFKLKGDTDKLFEADTRSSVGEFTANIRNNRNANTAVIDFKMENNHVELKNGKMENDVEINLNENPIWNIDMGVGAGKANFDLSAYKVKSLKVSTGVADLELRLGDKVPQADVEIESGVASVTLEIPESVGYEVRIDGALNVKDMDDLVKVNDNLYRSADFDSATRRVAIRYDAGLSKVKIRRY is encoded by the coding sequence ATGAAAAGATCAAACGGTATTTTCTGGGGCGGCCTTCTGGTGGTGCTGGGCGTGTTCTGGATGCTGCGCAACCTGGGCTTCCTGCACGTCGACTGGCACGAAGTTTCCCGCTTTTGGCCGGCGTTATTGATCCTGGCAGGCATAGGCCTACTGGCTTCCCGAGGCGAACGGGGCAGCGTTGGCCGCGGCATTTCGGGCATTCTGATTGTCCTGGCGGTACTGGCGGGCATTACGCACCGCACCGAGCGCAGCCTGGACCGGCATCGCGACAACTGGAATTTCCGGTGGGACGATGACGACGACGATCGCCATGACGACGATGAATGGGATTTTGGCGATCGCAAAAGAGAACGCGACCGGGGTTATGACGACGACGATGAAAGCTCGCGGGACGAAGACTCGGATTCGGAGAAAATAGACGTGCAAAATGGCCATTATGAGTACGATATGGAAAATAACCTGCGGGAAGCCACCCTAAATTTTGAGGGCGGGGCGGGCGATTTCAAACTGAAAGGCGACACCGACAAGCTCTTTGAGGCTGACACGCGCTCTTCGGTAGGAGAATTCACTGCCAATATCCGGAATAACCGCAACGCCAATACGGCCGTCATCGACTTCAAAATGGAGAATAACCATGTGGAGTTGAAAAATGGAAAAATGGAAAACGATGTGGAGATCAACCTGAACGAGAATCCAATCTGGAATATTGATATGGGAGTAGGTGCCGGTAAAGCCAATTTCGACCTGAGCGCCTATAAAGTCAAGTCGTTGAAGGTAAGTACCGGCGTGGCCGATCTGGAATTGCGCCTGGGCGACAAGGTACCCCAAGCTGACGTAGAGATTGAGTCGGGCGTAGCTTCGGTGACGCTGGAGATACCCGAATCGGTAGGGTACGAAGTACGCATCGACGGAGCGCTGAATGTCAAGGATATGGATGATCTGGTGAAAGTCAATGACAATCTGTATCGTTCCGCCGACTTTGACTCGGCCACCCGCAGGGTAGCCATTCGGTACGACGCCGGCCTTTCGAAAGTCAAGATCCGCCGCTACTAA
- the metG gene encoding methionine--tRNA ligase, whose product MSLTNPQRYTVTAALIYANGPIHIGHLAGCYVPADIYVRYLRSKGAEVAFISGTDEHGVPITIRAKKEGVTPQEVVDKYYTQIADSFADLGISFDVYSRTSKPVHHETSQEIFKDLYEKGVFIEETTEQYFDETAQQFLADRYIVGTCPVCANPNAYGDQCERCGSTLSPTELIDPRSTLSGAQPVLKATTNWFLPLDTMQPQIQEYIDSHPEWKTNVLGQCQSWLKEGLKPRAMTRDLDWGIKVPLPDTDGKVLYVWFEAPIGYISATKDWLTQKNGTDAGWEKWWKEDDTKLVHFIGKDNIVFHCLIFPATLMAEGTYVLPDQVPANEFMNLEGDKISTSRNWAVWLHEYLAEFPGKQDVLRYVLTANAPETKDSEFTWKDFQTRNNSELVGVFGNFVNRAMILTQKFCEGKVPSVSELQEIDQSTLEELAAFPARIADALENYRFREGLTLVMDLARLGNKYLAETQPWHAIKTDSRRVDTIMNIALQITASLAIVAEPFLPFTAAKINTQLGAEKTTWHVAGRADLLPAGHVLGESSLLFEKIEDDVIQKQIEKLHEAKRMNELESKQVPEVRAEIQFDDFAKMDIRVATVLEAEAVPKSKKLLKIKLDIGTEQRTVLSGIAEHFKPEEVTGRQVLYLANLAPRKMMGMESQGMILMAEDRDGSLAFIQPGKAIWNGGTVS is encoded by the coding sequence ATGTCTCTGACCAATCCCCAACGCTATACCGTCACCGCCGCCCTTATTTACGCCAATGGCCCCATCCACATCGGGCATTTGGCGGGTTGCTATGTCCCGGCGGATATTTATGTACGCTACCTGCGCTCCAAAGGCGCGGAAGTTGCCTTCATCAGCGGTACCGACGAGCACGGGGTACCCATCACGATCCGGGCTAAAAAGGAAGGTGTGACTCCGCAGGAAGTGGTCGACAAGTACTATACGCAGATTGCTGATTCTTTTGCCGATTTGGGTATTTCGTTCGATGTGTATTCCCGCACCAGCAAGCCTGTACACCACGAAACCTCGCAGGAAATTTTCAAGGATCTGTACGAAAAAGGCGTCTTCATAGAAGAAACCACTGAGCAGTACTTCGACGAAACCGCGCAGCAATTCCTGGCCGACCGATACATTGTAGGTACCTGTCCGGTCTGCGCCAATCCCAACGCCTACGGCGATCAGTGCGAGCGCTGCGGCTCCACGCTGAGTCCGACGGAATTGATCGACCCGCGATCTACGCTTTCGGGCGCGCAACCCGTTTTGAAGGCTACCACCAACTGGTTTCTGCCACTGGATACCATGCAGCCGCAGATTCAGGAATACATTGACAGCCATCCCGAGTGGAAAACCAACGTATTGGGCCAGTGCCAGTCGTGGCTGAAAGAGGGCCTGAAACCCCGCGCCATGACCCGCGATCTGGACTGGGGCATCAAGGTACCCTTGCCCGACACCGACGGCAAGGTACTGTATGTGTGGTTCGAGGCGCCGATTGGGTATATTTCGGCTACGAAAGATTGGCTCACGCAGAAAAATGGGACCGATGCGGGTTGGGAAAAATGGTGGAAAGAAGACGACACCAAACTGGTGCATTTCATCGGGAAAGACAACATCGTGTTTCACTGCCTGATTTTCCCCGCGACGCTCATGGCCGAAGGTACCTATGTACTGCCCGACCAGGTACCCGCCAACGAATTCATGAACCTGGAAGGCGACAAGATTTCGACCTCACGAAACTGGGCCGTGTGGCTGCACGAGTACCTGGCTGAATTTCCGGGCAAGCAGGATGTGCTGCGCTATGTACTTACCGCCAACGCGCCCGAAACTAAGGACAGCGAGTTTACCTGGAAAGATTTCCAGACCCGCAATAACAGTGAATTGGTGGGCGTATTCGGCAACTTCGTGAACCGCGCTATGATCCTGACGCAGAAATTTTGCGAAGGCAAGGTACCTTCGGTGAGTGAGTTGCAGGAAATCGACCAAAGTACCCTCGAAGAACTCGCCGCTTTTCCTGCCCGCATCGCCGACGCGCTGGAAAACTACCGTTTCCGCGAAGGCCTTACGCTGGTGATGGATCTGGCGCGCCTGGGCAACAAGTACCTGGCCGAAACACAACCCTGGCACGCCATCAAGACCGACAGTCGCCGGGTAGATACGATCATGAACATTGCGCTGCAAATTACGGCTTCGCTGGCGATCGTGGCCGAGCCGTTTCTGCCGTTTACCGCCGCCAAAATCAACACCCAGCTAGGAGCAGAGAAGACGACCTGGCACGTCGCCGGACGCGCTGACCTACTGCCCGCCGGACACGTCCTGGGCGAATCGAGCCTGTTGTTTGAGAAAATAGAAGATGATGTCATTCAGAAACAAATCGAAAAACTCCACGAAGCCAAGCGCATGAACGAACTGGAAAGCAAGCAGGTACCCGAGGTACGGGCCGAGATACAATTTGATGATTTTGCCAAAATGGATATCCGCGTTGCTACCGTACTGGAAGCTGAAGCGGTACCCAAAAGCAAGAAACTCCTGAAAATTAAACTCGACATCGGTACCGAACAGCGCACCGTGCTGAGCGGCATCGCCGAGCATTTCAAGCCCGAGGAAGTTACCGGACGGCAGGTACTGTACCTGGCCAACCTGGCCCCGCGCAAGATGATGGGCATGGAGTCGCAGGGCATGATCCTGATGGCCGAAGACCGTGATGGCAGCCTGGCGTTCATTCAGCCCGGCAAGGCTATCTGGAACGGGGGTACCGTCAGTTGA
- a CDS encoding helix-turn-helix transcriptional regulator: MKNRIRIERAILNITQAELADRVQVSRQTINAIEAEKYSPSLALGMKIARVFSKTTDEVFELEEED; this comes from the coding sequence ATGAAAAATCGGATCAGAATCGAACGCGCCATTCTCAACATCACGCAGGCCGAACTGGCCGACCGCGTGCAGGTATCACGGCAGACGATCAACGCCATCGAGGCCGAAAAGTACTCGCCTTCGCTGGCGCTGGGCATGAAGATCGCCCGCGTGTTTTCAAAAACGACCGATGAGGTTTTTGAGTTGGAGGAAGAGGATTAA
- a CDS encoding helix-turn-helix domain-containing protein yields MKTPTNETEYRHLMARIESHLQKATSQGGFSSLTPDEASELAHLSQIAENYEDSIPLMPVRVPQGIPEMISFKMYELKMNQREMAQLLEIAETRLSEILRGKRGVTMALAKQLRTKLGIDADFILEYA; encoded by the coding sequence ATGAAAACGCCAACGAACGAAACGGAGTACCGTCACTTGATGGCTAGGATTGAAAGCCACTTACAAAAAGCTACTTCGCAGGGGGGCTTTTCCAGCCTTACTCCCGACGAAGCGAGCGAGCTGGCGCATCTGTCTCAAATAGCGGAAAACTACGAGGATAGCATTCCGCTAATGCCAGTCCGGGTACCTCAGGGTATTCCTGAAATGATAAGTTTCAAAATGTACGAACTGAAAATGAACCAGCGCGAGATGGCCCAATTGCTGGAAATAGCCGAAACGCGGCTGTCCGAAATTCTGCGGGGTAAACGTGGCGTGACGATGGCATTGGCCAAACAGTTACGCACCAAGCTGGGAATCGATGCAGACTTTATTTTGGAGTATGCCTAG
- a CDS encoding LiaI-LiaF-like domain-containing protein has protein sequence MNFRNIFWGIMLIVVGALFLIEELSDFDFGRYFLPVILIVSGGLLLLKHQLGTGHNTNSNY, from the coding sequence ATGAACTTTCGTAACATTTTTTGGGGCATCATGCTCATTGTAGTGGGAGCCCTGTTTCTGATCGAAGAATTGTCCGATTTTGATTTTGGACGCTATTTCCTGCCCGTCATCCTGATCGTGTCCGGCGGTTTGTTACTGCTCAAACACCAGTTGGGTACCGGACACAATACAAACTCAAATTATTAA
- the dctA gene encoding C4-dicarboxylate transporter DctA has translation MKKLFTNLTFWVLTAITVGALLGHFQPETAQKMQPLGKGFIDLVKLFINPIIFLTISLGISGMGDLKKVGKVGGKALLYFEVVTTFALVIGVAMAYLIRPGDGVVTAGMTGTGDVSKFQQEADKGFSWWEFLKNNLTIQVLIFSILFGIFLSKFNGKQRIVDGLTYLSKYVFKALHFVMLFAPIGAFGGMAFTIGKYGIKTLLPLGKLMLTVYLTMALFIFVVLYLVLRYYKVSIFKYLNYIREELLIVLGTSSSEAGLPSLMEKLERMGCSKPIVGLVVPAGYSFNLDGTTIYLSMATIFLAQVYGVELTLAQMFTIIGILMVTSKGAAGVTGSGFVVLASTLSAIKVIPIEGLALLLGVDRFMSEARAITNFIGNGVATIWIANNENDFDRAKMNYAFGHLEETEDIVEDNLRFLTEEENKKTNG, from the coding sequence ATGAAAAAACTTTTCACCAACCTCACCTTCTGGGTACTGACCGCCATCACCGTCGGTGCTTTGCTGGGCCACTTCCAGCCCGAAACCGCCCAGAAGATGCAGCCCCTGGGCAAGGGATTCATCGATTTGGTCAAACTGTTCATCAATCCCATTATTTTCCTCACCATCTCGCTGGGTATCAGCGGCATGGGTGATCTGAAAAAGGTAGGCAAGGTAGGTGGAAAAGCTCTGCTCTACTTTGAGGTCGTCACGACCTTTGCGCTGGTGATTGGTGTAGCAATGGCCTACCTCATCCGGCCTGGTGATGGCGTGGTGACCGCCGGAATGACGGGCACGGGAGATGTGTCAAAATTTCAGCAGGAAGCCGATAAGGGGTTCAGCTGGTGGGAGTTTTTAAAAAACAACCTGACGATTCAGGTACTGATTTTCTCGATTCTCTTCGGCATATTTCTCAGCAAATTCAACGGCAAGCAGCGGATCGTGGATGGGCTGACCTACCTTTCTAAATATGTTTTCAAAGCACTGCATTTCGTGATGCTGTTCGCACCCATCGGCGCGTTTGGCGGCATGGCCTTTACCATCGGAAAGTACGGCATCAAAACCTTGCTACCGCTCGGCAAACTGATGCTGACGGTGTACCTGACGATGGCCCTTTTCATTTTTGTGGTACTGTACCTCGTTCTACGCTATTACAAAGTCAGTATTTTCAAGTACCTCAACTACATCCGCGAAGAACTGCTGATTGTACTGGGTACCTCCTCGTCCGAAGCAGGACTACCTTCCCTCATGGAAAAACTCGAACGTATGGGTTGTTCCAAACCTATTGTCGGGCTGGTGGTCCCGGCGGGGTACTCGTTCAATCTCGATGGTACCACGATCTACCTCTCGATGGCCACCATTTTCCTGGCGCAGGTCTACGGCGTGGAACTGACGCTGGCCCAGATGTTCACGATCATCGGCATCCTGATGGTTACGTCTAAGGGCGCGGCGGGCGTCACGGGTAGCGGCTTCGTGGTGCTGGCCTCTACCCTTTCGGCCATTAAGGTTATTCCCATCGAAGGCCTGGCGCTGCTGCTGGGCGTGGATCGCTTTATGTCCGAAGCACGAGCAATTACCAACTTCATCGGCAATGGCGTGGCTACCATCTGGATCGCCAACAACGAAAACGATTTCGACCGGGCGAAGATGAATTACGCCTTCGGGCATTTGGAAGAGACGGAAGATATTGTGGAGGATAATCTGCGGTTTCTGACAGAGGAGGAAAATAAGAAAACTAACGGTTAA